CCACCACCCGCTCCACATGGACACGAACTATGCGGAGAACACGACGGACTTCGGCAAGAACGTCGTCGTCGGGAACTACATCTACTCGCTGCTCCTCGGCATGTCCGTCCCTGACGTGTCGGGCAAGGCGATCGCGAACCTCGAGATCGAGTCGCTGCGCCATGTCGCGCCGACCTTCCACGGCGACACGATCTACGGCGAGACCACGGTCCTCGACAAGACGCCGTCGAAGTCGAAGAACGACCGCGGGATCGTCTACGTGGAGACCAAGGGCTACAAGCAGGACGGCACGCTGGTCTGCGTGTTCCGCCGCAAGGTGATGGTCCCCACCGAGACGTACATCAAGGAGCGCGGCGGCGAGCAGCCCGGCCGCCCCCAGCTCAAGGAGCAGGAGAAGTAGCCATGGCGCGACTCGCCCAGACCGCCGGTCTCACCGACGTCCAGCAGGAGATCCTCTCCACCGTCCGCGACTTCGTGGACAAGGAGATCATCCCGGTCGCGACCGAGCTGGAGCACCGCGACGAGTACCCGCAGCAGATCGTCGACGGCCTCAAGGAGTTGGGCCTGTTCGGCCTGATGATCCCGGAGGAGTACGGGGGTCTGGGCGAGTCCCTTCTCACGTACGCGCTGTGCGTCGAGGAGATCGCCCGCGGCTGGATGTCGGTCTCCGGCATCATCAACACGCACTTCATCGTGGCGTACATGCTCAAGCAGCACGGCACGCAGGAGCAGAAGGACTACTTCCTGCCGCGCATGGCGCTGGGCGAGACGCGCGGCGCGTTCTCGATGTCGGAGCCGGCGCTCGGCTCGGACGTGTCGGCGATCTCGTCGAAGGCGGTGAAGGACGGCGAGGAGTACGTCCTGAACGGCCAGAAGATGTGGCTGACGAACGGCGGCTCGTCGAATCTGGTGGCCGTCCTGGTCAAGAGTGACGAAGGACACCCGGAGGGCACGGCGCCCCACAAGTCGATGACGACCTTCCTCGTCGAGAAGGAGCCCGGCTTCGGAGAGGTCCGTCCGGGCCTCACCATTCCGGGGAAGATCGACAAGATGGGTTACAAGGGCGTCGACACGACCGAACTCATCATGGACGGACTACGCATTCCGGCCAATCGGGTGCTCGGCGGCGAGACCGGCCGAGGGTTTTACCAAATGATGGACGGAGTGGAAGTCGGCCGCGTGAATGTCGCGGCACGTGGCTGCGGTGTCGCGCAGCGTGCGTTTGAACTGGGAGTTTCCTACGCCCAGCAACGCCACACGTTCGGCAAGCCCATCGCCCAGCACCAGGCCATCCAGTTCAAGCTCGCGGAGATGGCTACCAAGGTCGAGGCCGCCCATGCGATGATGGTCAACGCAGCACGCAAAAAGGATTCCGGGGAACGAAACGACCTCGAAGCAGGGATGGCGAAGTACCTCGCCTCCGAATACTGCAAGGAAGTGGTCGAGGACGCCTTCCGGATCCACGGCGGCTACGGCTTCTCCAAGGAGTACGAAATCGAGCGCCTCTACCGCGAGGCCCCGATGCTCCTGATCGGTGAAGGTACCGCCGAGATCCAGAAAATGATCATTGGCCGCCGCCTGCTCGAGGAGTATCGATTCCAGGGCTGAATGTCCGCTACAGGGTGTTTTGTTCGAGAAGAAGATCACACCCTGTCAGCACTCTTCAGCCGCCGACTCAGCTTCCTGGCTTGCCCAGTTGTGGCTCGCAACCGATAGCATCCCGGAAAAGCCGCCGTCCCCCCGTACAGAGCGCGGCATCATCCGCTACGAAGGTCATCCATGCCCCACAGCCAAACCTCTGCACCACGCGACGGCGTCCTGGGTGGACGCATTGCGCGCGGAGCATCGCCGTGGCTCCTGCCGACCGTCGCCACAGCCGCCCTGAGCCTGGCCCGTTCGCGTCGCTCCAAGAAGGCCGCCGCAGTAGCCGTACCCGCCACCGCTCTGGCGGCCGGCATGCTGTGGTTCTTCCGCGACCCCGAGCGTGAGATCGCCCCCGGCCGGGTCATCTCCCCGGCCGACGGCGTGGTGCAGAGCATCATGCCGTGGAAGGACGGGCGGACCCGGGTCGCGATCTTCATGAGCCCGCTGAACGTCCACGTCAACCGCGCGCCGCTGGCGGGCACGGTGACGTCCGTGGAGCACATCCCCGGCGGGTTCGTCCCGGCGTTCAACAAGGAGAGCGAGAACAACGAGCGCGTTGTCTGGCACTTCGACACCGAGCTCGGCGACATCGAGATGGTGCAGATCGCCGGTGCGGTCGCCCGCCGGATCGTCCCGTACGTCCCGCAGGGCACCAAGCTCGAGCAGGGCGAGCGCATCGGTCTGATCCGCTTCGGGTCGCGCGTCGACATCTACCTCCCCGAGGGTGTCGAGGTCGCACTCGAGGTCGGCCAGAAGACCGTGGCTGGGGTGACTCGCATTGACCGTGACTGATCCAGAGACGCAGGCCGGGTGGGTGCCCGAGGCCGAGGAGGCGGACGAAGCGGAGGAAATGCCGCTTTCACTGCGCCTGTCGATAGCGGACACCCTCACGCTCGGTAACGCCACGTGCGGCTTCATGGCGGTGTACTTCACCACCACCGGCATCCTGATCCCGCACCTCCAGGGCAGCCAGGAGTCGGGCATGGCCCGGCACAGCGCGGCCACGGCCGTGATCCTGATGCTGGCCGCGGCGATCTTCGACCT
The DNA window shown above is from Streptomyces sp. NBC_01445 and carries:
- a CDS encoding phosphatidylserine decarboxylase encodes the protein MPHSQTSAPRDGVLGGRIARGASPWLLPTVATAALSLARSRRSKKAAAVAVPATALAAGMLWFFRDPEREIAPGRVISPADGVVQSIMPWKDGRTRVAIFMSPLNVHVNRAPLAGTVTSVEHIPGGFVPAFNKESENNERVVWHFDTELGDIEMVQIAGAVARRIVPYVPQGTKLEQGERIGLIRFGSRVDIYLPEGVEVALEVGQKTVAGVTRIDRD
- a CDS encoding MaoC family dehydratase, producing MQFGRTYEEFEVGAVYKHWPGKTVTEYDDHLFCLLTMNHHPLHMDTNYAENTTDFGKNVVVGNYIYSLLLGMSVPDVSGKAIANLEIESLRHVAPTFHGDTIYGETTVLDKTPSKSKNDRGIVYVETKGYKQDGTLVCVFRRKVMVPTETYIKERGGEQPGRPQLKEQEK
- a CDS encoding acyl-CoA dehydrogenase family protein, producing the protein MARLAQTAGLTDVQQEILSTVRDFVDKEIIPVATELEHRDEYPQQIVDGLKELGLFGLMIPEEYGGLGESLLTYALCVEEIARGWMSVSGIINTHFIVAYMLKQHGTQEQKDYFLPRMALGETRGAFSMSEPALGSDVSAISSKAVKDGEEYVLNGQKMWLTNGGSSNLVAVLVKSDEGHPEGTAPHKSMTTFLVEKEPGFGEVRPGLTIPGKIDKMGYKGVDTTELIMDGLRIPANRVLGGETGRGFYQMMDGVEVGRVNVAARGCGVAQRAFELGVSYAQQRHTFGKPIAQHQAIQFKLAEMATKVEAAHAMMVNAARKKDSGERNDLEAGMAKYLASEYCKEVVEDAFRIHGGYGFSKEYEIERLYREAPMLLIGEGTAEIQKMIIGRRLLEEYRFQG